Proteins encoded within one genomic window of Platichthys flesus chromosome 17, fPlaFle2.1, whole genome shotgun sequence:
- the LOC133972409 gene encoding type-4 ice-structuring protein-like, with protein MKFSLIAAVVLLALAQGSFAQDAADLEQVSQYFEELKNKMTADVSAFLGSQDLAGQAQTFVQDRKTQLEPLAAQIQEQLTAAAAKLEEHMKPLAENVQPMVENFQKQMEDLVKRLMDQTRSVAQ; from the exons ATGAAATTCTCCCTCATCGCCGCCGTCGTCCTGCTCGCTCTGGCACAAG GAAGCTTTGCACAAGATGCAGCTGACCTGGAGCAGGTCAGTCAGTACTTTGAGGAGTTGAAGAACAAGATGACTGCTGACGTCAGCGCGTTCCTTGGCAGCCAGGACCTCGCCGGACAGGCTCA GACCTTCGTGCAGGATAGGAAGACCCAGCTGGAGCCACTGGCCGCCCAGATCCAGGAACAGCTGACGGCCGCTGCCGCCAAGCTGGAGGAGCACATGAAGCCCCTGGCCGAGAACGTACAGCCCATGGTAGAGAACTTCCAGAAGCAGATGGAGGACCTCGTCAAGAGGCTGATGGATCAGACCCGTAGCGTCGCCCAGTAA